The DNA region ACCGGCCTCATCGACCATCCCGACGGCTGCCCGCGCTGCTGGTGGGCCGGGCTCGACCCGCTCTACGTCGCCTATCACGACACCGAGTGGGGCGTGCCCGAGCATGACGGCCGCGCCCTCTACGAGAAGCTGATCCTCGACGGCTTCCAGGCCGGCCTGTCGTGGATCACCATCCTGCGCCGCCGGGACGGGTTCCGCGACGCCTTCGCGGATTTCGATCCCGAGCGGATCGCCCGCTTCACCGAGGCGGACGTCGCGCGGCTGATGGCCGACACCCGCATCATCCGCAACCGCGCCAAGATCCAGGGTACCGTCGCGGGCGCCCGGGCTTGGCTGCGGATCGAGGAGCGCGGCCCCGGCTTCGCGCGCTTCCTCTGGGACTTCGTCGACGGCCGGCCGGTCCAGGGCACCGCCCGGACCCGCGCGGAGATCGCCACCGAGACGCCGGTCTCCCGGGCGATCGGGAAGGCCCTGAAGGCGGAGGGCTTCTCCTTCTGCGGGCCGACCATCGTGCACGCCTTCATGCAGGCGGTGGGCATGGTCAACGATCACCTCGTCGGCTGCCACCGGCACGGGCCCTGCGCCGAGTTGGGCCGGCCCCGGTGAGCGCGCCGCCGCGCGCGTGGCAGCGCATGCTCTCCGGCCGGCGCCTCGACCTCCTCGACCCGGCGCCCGGGGATATCGAGATCGCCGACATCGCCCACGGCCTCGCCCGGGTCGCGCGCTGGAACGGCCAGACCCGCGGGCCGCACGTCTTCTCGGTGGCCCAGCACAGCCTGCTGGTCGAGGCGGTGGGCCGCCACCTCGAACCCGGCTGCACCGACCGGGACGGGCTCGAGCTGCTCCTGCACGACGCGCCGGAATACGTGGTCGGCGACATCATCTCGCCGCTCAAGGCCGCCATCGGCGACGCCTATCGCGGCGTCGAGCTGCGCCTGCTCGCGGCGGTGCGCCGCCGCTTCGGCCTGACCGCCCCGTCGCCCGCGCTCGCCCGTCTCGTGAAGCGGGCCGACCGGATCGCCGCCCATGTCGAGGCGGTGCGCCTCGCCGGCTTCGCCCACGAGGAGGCCGAGCGCTATTTCGGCCCCTCGGTCGACCTGCCCGCGCCGGTGCCGGC from Methylobacterium sp. NMS14P includes:
- a CDS encoding DNA-3-methyladenine glycosylase I, which produces MSETGLIDHPDGCPRCWWAGLDPLYVAYHDTEWGVPEHDGRALYEKLILDGFQAGLSWITILRRRDGFRDAFADFDPERIARFTEADVARLMADTRIIRNRAKIQGTVAGARAWLRIEERGPGFARFLWDFVDGRPVQGTARTRAEIATETPVSRAIGKALKAEGFSFCGPTIVHAFMQAVGMVNDHLVGCHRHGPCAELGRPR
- a CDS encoding hydrolase, which codes for MLSGRRLDLLDPAPGDIEIADIAHGLARVARWNGQTRGPHVFSVAQHSLLVEAVGRHLEPGCTDRDGLELLLHDAPEYVVGDIISPLKAAIGDAYRGVELRLLAAVRRRFGLTAPSPALARLVKRADRIAAHVEAVRLAGFAHEEAERYFGPSVDLPAPVPALAEPWPTAEAEARFLARFAALSPP